Proteins encoded together in one Nyctibius grandis isolate bNycGra1 chromosome 1, bNycGra1.pri, whole genome shotgun sequence window:
- the TSTD1 gene encoding LOW QUALITY PROTEIN: thiosulfate:glutathione sulfurtransferase (The sequence of the model RefSeq protein was modified relative to this genomic sequence to represent the inferred CDS: inserted 1 base in 1 codon) yields MAAGGWGWWRAARALRAASSGWWRTAAPGPGAAGAAGRSLCAGGAPSLSYQELKDXERWEIDRAGKIPASINIPLGELVEALQMDPAEFKEQYNQKMPAKSDPVVFSCLAGTRSKQALGFAKSLGFSRVQQYAGGFEDWVKHEPPEKK; encoded by the exons ATGGCGGccgggggctggggctggtggcgggcggcgcgggcccTGCGGGCGGCGAGCAGCGGCTGGTGGCGGACGGCGGCGCCCG GTCCCGGGGCGGCGGGTGCCGCCGGCCGCAGCCTCTGTGCCGGCGGGGCGCCGAGCCTTTCCTACCAAGAGCTCAAAG TGGAGAGGTGGGAGATCGACAGAGCTGGAAAAATCCCAGCGTCCATCAACATACCGC TGGGTGAATTAGTGGAAGCTCTACAAATGGACCCAGCGGAGTTCAAGGAGCAGTACAATCAAAAGATGCCAGCCAAGTCGGACCCTGTGGTTTTCTCCTGCTTGGCAGGAACGAGAAGTAAACAAGCACTCGGTTTTGCCAAGTCCTTGGGTTTCAGTAG AGTTCAGCAATATGCTGGTGGCTTTGAAGATTGGGTAAAACATGAACCTCCAGAGAAAAAATGA